cttggaaggctgaggcaggagaatggtgtgaacccaggaggcaaggcttgcagtgagacgagatcgtgccactgcactccattcagcctgggcaacacagtgagactccatctcataaaaaaaaaatttaaaaataataaaaaaatgcaattcaaaagaaaaatatttatcattatttttggaGAATAGGTTTGGCAACTCTATACTGACTACACCAATTCTTCTCATGCCCTAAGTGAGAAAACTAGCCTCCGTGGTAGCAAATATTGATGTGGCAATAAGGCCATTTCCATCTGATTAACTGGCTGGCTGGTCACAAAGGCCACATCACTGAACTGAGATCTCCCTTCTCCCTATCATCTTCCTCCTGCTAATGCAGGAATGACCTTGAGGTGCACAGCCCAGAATGGGTACAGGAATTCACAAAACCTCTAGAGTATTTCCTCTGACAATGGCCTCAACAATACAACATTCATCATTATGGAAGAACTGAAATTCCTGTATCTGCATATTCATCACATACATAGTGACTGGATCATCGTGGATGCCCTTTTAAAAGACATGCATTatgtcaggcacggtggctcacacctgtaatcccagcactttgggaggctgaggccagcggatcacgaggtcaggagttcgagaccagcctggccaacacggtgaaaccacatgtctactataaatacaaaaattagctgggtgtggtggcacgtgcctgtagtcccagctactcgggaggctgaggctggagaatcatttgaacctgggaggcagagactgctgtgagccaaaattgcaccactgcactccagcctgggcaacagcgcgagactccgtctcaaaaaaaaaaaaaaaaaaaaaaaaaaaaaaaaaaagtgttgcaaTTACATTATTCTGTCTCCTTCACTGCCTATAAATGCAGTAattctataaaattataatttcaccCAATAGCATTACAATCTATGATGTTATCCTACAGAATTCTGGATATCAAGGCATGTGTCTGCATTGCAAGAGCTGGGGAACAAACTTCCCTCAGCAGTACCAAGTACAATGCAATATACCTCGTAAAAGTGAGAATTTTGTCTTGTTCAAAAAACACCAGAAATTGTCACAAAAAATGCCCTGGAGCCAGCTGACCTATGAGTCCACAAATTTTAGTATCCATGCTACAGATAAAGACCACAAAGCCCTGAAGGCCTTCTCTGGAGGCCTCTGGCAGCTATGCAAAGCAGTCCACAAGTCGAGAAAGCTATGTTCTGCATTCATACTGTCCCATGAGCCACAAAGAGTTTAGCTATGCCAACAAAAGCTGTGACCCCCTTCATGGTAACAGGACCTACTTGTTTCTGAACCACGCATACAGTGACAACAACCCTCAAGATTGAAGAAGGCTGAAACAATAAGGCCTCCATAATAGCACAAACTGGAGAAATGGGAGGCAAGCTGTCCTTAGGATCATGACTTGGAGGGTAGAAAATTTGTCAAGATTTATGTGATACCCACAAGATCTCTGAAAGACATAGTTCATCTTTTCAAGTCAACATAAGAGGCCTCTGGGATAAAAATGGGTAAGGTCCATGGCACGACTtatcagacagaaaaaaatgacaaaggaagaAGTGCTGAAGCTACTCAACAAATCCTTCTGTGACTAGATcagaaattaaaagtttaaaaaaaaaaaaaaaagtgaggcacagtaactcacacctgtaatcccagcatgcttggaggccaaggtggaaagatcacttgagtccagaagttgaagaccagcctgggcaacatggtgagaccctgtgtctccAAAACTTAAAGAATTAgtggagcatggtggtgcatgcctgtggtttcagctactcaggaggctgaggcaagagaatcacaaGTCCAGGAGATCAAGAAATGTGaacacatcactacactccatcctgagcgacagagtgacacactatctcaaaaaaaaatctagcaagGCACCTGGGTAGAGTGAAAAATGCACTGTAGCTGCCCCATGCTTGGAAATTTTACAGATTCTCGATAAATGACATTCAATCTAGGCAGGTGGCACCCTCAAAGGAGCTCCTCGAATGttacattgaaaaagaaataacattccATATACATCTATTGTGTGTTTCTCATGACAATGTTTGAGGCTCTAATAAGAAGGCTGAaggctgggctgggcgtggtggcttattcctgtaatcccagcactttgggaggccgaggtgggcggatcacgaggtcaagagatcaagaccatcctggctaacacggtgaaaccctgtctctactgaaaatacaaaatattagccgggcgtggtggtggacatctgtagtcccagttactcgggaggctgaggcaggagaagggtgtgaacccggggtgcagagcttgcagtgagcctagaccacactactgcactacagcctgggtgacagagtgagactccatctcaaaaaaaaaaaacatgctgaaGCCTTTCTTGCATTCATTACATTCAAAAAGCGTTTCTGCAGTGGGAAGTCTCCTGTGTATTATGAAGCTAGATTTCTATATAAATATGTCACATTTGTCACACTGGTAAGGCCTTGATCCAGTGTTAACTCTGATGTTGAAGGAGCACAGAAGTGTGGCTACAAAATCGCCCAAATGTATTTCATTTGTCTAGTGTGAACTCTGATGTTCAAAGAGAGAAGACCTTCAGGTAACTTTTTTTCCACATTTGCTGCAATCACAAGACCTTACTCCAGTGTGAACTCTCCTGCGTTTAATGAGACTGAAAGTTTTGGCAAaggatttcccacattcactACACAATTAAGGCCTTTCTCTTGTGAACTCTCTGATGATGAAAAAGTGAAAAGCTTTGGCTAAATTTCTCCCCACATTCACTCCACCCATAtggcttttctccagtgtgaactcttTTTTGTTTAGTGAGACAGGAGCTTCCAGCAAAAtatttcccacattcactgcactcATAAGGTCGTGTGACCAGTGTGAACTCTCTTATGAACATGGAATGCAGAGTTGTGGGTAAATGATTTCCCACAATCATTGCATTCATATGGCTTTActccagtgtgaactctctgATGTGCAATGAGGTGGTCCTTCTTGCTAAAAACTTTCTGACAATCCTCACACTCATATGacttttctccagtgtgaacttTCTGGTGTACAAGGAAGTGAGACTTCTTGTTAAATAATTTCCCACATTTCTCACATTTATAAGGCTTTTCACCAGTGTGAACTCTCCTGTGTTTAGTGAGACTGGAGCTTTCAGCAAAAGATTTTCCACATTCACTGCATTCATAaggcttttctccagtgtgaattcaCTTATGAACATGGAACGTAGAGCTGTGGGTAAATGATTTTCCACAATCATTGCATTCATaaggcctttctccagtgtgaactctctgATGTGCAATGAGTTGGTATTTGTGCCTAAAAAATTTCTGACAAGCTTCACAAGCATATGGCTTTTCTCCATTGTGAATTCTCTGGTGTGCAAGGAGGCGAGACTTcttcttaaataattttccacATTCCCTACACACATAAGGCCTTCCTCCCATATGGCCATGCTGGTGTAGAACGAGGTTACCCTTGTGACTAAAACATTTCTCACATTCCCCACACTTAAAAGGTCTTTCTGTAGTGTGAACTCGCTGATGATTCCTAAGGTGTCCTTTTTCAATAAAAGATTTCCCACATTCTCCACACTTGTAAggtctttctccagtgtgaatgCGCTGATGGTGAACAAGGCTGCGCTTATGACTAAAAGATTTCCCACATTCTCCACACTCATAAGGTCTTTCTCCAGTATGAACACGCTGATGGCTCCTAAGGTGCCCGTTTGAACTAAAAGATTTCCCACATTCTCCACACCCATAAGGTCGTTCTCTAGGGTGAACTCGCTGATGTAGAATGAGGGTGCCCTTATGACTAAAAGATTTCCCACACTCTCCACACTCATAAAGTCTGTCTCCAGTGTGAATGTGGTGATGGTTCCTAAGGTGTCCTTTTGAACTAAAAGATTTCCCACATTCTCCACACTCATAAGGTCTTGCTCCAGTGTGAACTCGCTGGTGTAGAACGAGGTTGCCCTTTTGACTGAAAGATTTCCCACATTCTCCACACTGATAAGGTCTTTCTCCACTGTGAACTCGCTGATGGTGAACAAGACTGCGCTTATGACTGAAAGATTTCCCACATTCTCCACACTCATAAGGTCTTTCTCCACTGTGAACTCGCTGGTGTAGGGCGAGGTTGCCCTTTTGACTGAAAGATTTCCCACATTCTCCACACTGATAAggtctttctccagtgtgaactcgCTGATGGTGAACAAGACTGCGCTTATGACTGAAAGATTTCACACATTCTCCACACTCGTAAGGTCTTTCTCCAGCGTGAACTCGTTGATGGCTCCTAAGATGTCCTTCTGAACTAAAAGATTTCCCACACTCTTCACACTCAtaaggtttttctccagtgtgaaatCGCTGATGTTGAATGAGGCTTCTCTTTTGACTAAAGGATTTCCCACATTCTCCACATTCATGTTTTTTTCCAGTGTGAACTCTCTGATGATTACTGAAGCTAGCATATTTGCTAAAGGATTTCACACATTCTCCACATTCATAAAGTCTTTTACCAGTGTGAACTCTCTGATGATTACTGCAGCTAGCATGTTTGCTAAAGGATTTCCCACATTCACAGCACACATAACACTCTTCTCTAGGGAGAAGTCTCTCGTGCTGACTGAGTGTATGTTTGGTGCTAAAATGTTTCATGGATTCTCCATGGCTATAGTGAGCTCCCCCCCACTGAAAGGGAGACACACACTCAGTTTTGCTGTTTGACTTCTCCCCAGTGTGAGTGGCCTCCTGCTGGAGTAATCCTGAAATGGGCAAAAAGTCTTTCCCACTCTGACTGAAGACAGATGACTCCTCTGACACATGGAACTTACACCTCTTCACAAACAACACTTCCTCAACACTGCCtctgtagggtttctctccaatGTACTCATTCTGGTGTTGATTAAAGTTTCCACTGTCATACAATTTGTTCCCCCAGGCCTCACAGCTGTGCAGTTTCTGCTTGGGATGTGTTCCCTGATGATCTCCCATGTGCGGAATGTCTCCTAAGATAGGGCCACACATCTCACAGGGGTGGGCCTTCTTGGGAGACACACCTGCCATAGGAATCCTGACCTGAGTCTCTCTTTGTATATAAATACTTTGCTTAGAAGGTGCCTCATCTTCCACTCCACACCAACAACCTGAAAGCAAGAAAATGCTGGTGAAGTGCATGTTAACTCTGCTGGGAAGGCACAGACCACCCACAAGTGTATCTGACAAATTGAGGAATTACTCCAAGGAAATACTTGGAGGAACAGAACATTGGCTTCAGGTGGAACATGGTGCTATTTATTATTACTGGACTCTAAAGGTCACAGAATGTAGGAGGCCTCATAACATAAAGAACACAACCAGGTATGTAACACAGGGAGTATAGGCAGGGTCTACAATTCCTGCATCTGCAAACCACTCATCTGCAGAACTTTACATCCTCATGACATGTGAGTGCTGTAGAGAGGGATTTGTCCAGGCCAAGGAAAACAGGAGTACAACACAGCAGCTACTGCTCGACGTCAGTTTAACAAAGCATATATATTTGCTAACACAAATCTCTATGCCAACACTGGAGAACACTGTAGATGGCGATGTATGTAAGACGGATGAGATTTGGGGTCCAGAGATGTGAAGATTAGACAGGAGAATGGATATTAGGGTACAAGTAGgtcaaaggttaaaaaaaaaaaaaagagtagaagtgATAAGGTAGACAAGTGACAAGTGTGATGCTCtcaagaatgaggaagaaaagacGAATTATGTGTGCTTACTTCTCTTGCCACAGAAATACTACTAAAATAGATTAGGTTCCTAGTATGCTTTCAATAAAGCCCTGACTCCATGACCTCCTCCAGggtgccactttttctttttttttgagacggagtcttgctctgtcgcacaggctggagtgcagtggcgcaatctgggctcactgcaacctcccctcccaagttcaagcaattctctgcctcagcctcccaagtagcggggattacaggcatgtgccactacactcgactaatttttgtatttttagtagagacagggtttcaccatcttggccaggctggtcttgaactcctgacctcatgatccacctgcctgggcctcccaaagtgctgggattacaggcacgagccacctcacccagcccaggGTGCCAGTCTTGAGGGACACATTCATTCTGAGCCCATTATGCTGAGGCTGAATTCATTTGCATCTTCTGCAGCATGGAGGACTGTGCATCCCACCACAATGATGATCAAATACATGGGAAATGAATAACGTACAAACTAAGTGAAAGACAGAACAAGGGAACAGCCAACATTGTCTCAGAACAACTCAGCCCATGAAAGCCCACgagagaaaaaaacagtatttcaagGAGAATTTCTAAAGAAGGTCTTACAAGAACAGCCTCTGGTCTATGTAGGCAGTGATGTAGTCTGTGAAGGCAATTCCCACCACAGGAAGGCATAAGAAAATAGCAGctaggccgggggcggtggctcaagcctgtaatcccagcactttgggaggccgagtcgggcggatcacgaggtcaggagatcgagaccatcctggctaacaccgtgaaaccccatctctactaaaaatacaaaaaactagccgggcgaggtggcaggcgcctgtagtcccagctactccggaggctgaggcaggagaatggcctaaacccgggaggcggagcttgcagtgagctgagatccggccactgcactccagcccgggctacagagcaagactccgtctcaaaaaaaaaaaaaaaaaaaaaaaaagaaaatagcagctAGAGAAAGGAAGTAGACTCTGGGTACACAGGAACCTGAAATCTGGACAAGGACACCCAAACATCCACAGGACTAACAAGGTGGGCTTCTGACTATGAATCCCTCCCTGGGAGCCTGCAGTAAAGCAGGTGTTGGGGCTGCTCCAAGAAAGGAGCAGGGCAGTATGGACACCTCAGTTCTGCCAACCAAGAACCTACTCATAGAACTGAAGCAGGAAGCTGTGTCCATGCTCCTGACATGAGAAAGTCTTGCCAATGGGGAAAGAGGGGGGAAAGCAGAGACTAGCTCGGGTCACAGGGTAATTGTGAGCAACTTACCCAGGGAGGATATAAGTGCCAGGTTCTCCAGGGTCACATCACGGTACAggcatctctgagcctcactaAGGAGATTCCATTCCTCCTGGGTAAAGTTCACAGCCACGTCTTCAAAAGTCACTGTGCCCTGTTATGATGTTGACAGATGAAACTACAAACGGCCCCTATGCTGAGGTACCACAATCCCTCTCTCCCACACATCTACTCTCGCACATCCTCCTCTCAAGGAGGAGGTTCCTGGTATGCTTTCAATAAAGCCCTGACTCCATGACCTCCTCCAGGTGCCACTGGAGAAACTAGGCCCACTGGTCATGGGGTACAGCCACCAACAATAATTAGTTGAACAAATAGGTATCTGTGAGGTGGCTGTGACATAAGAGTCCACCCCCTCCTGACAAGCACTTCCCCCAGTATGACCGAGGGCATGGAGAGCTCAATGTGGCACCTTCAGCACATCAGACATACCCTCTCTGAATGCACATCATTCTTTAGACTTCCAGGTACATATCCATGTCCATCCCCAGCTCACTGTCACACACCACTGGCCTCTCTCTTGCCTTTAAACAACTTAAagtatatgtttttgtttgtttgtttgagacagagtctcactctgtcgccaggcttaagtgtagtggcacaatctcggctcactgcaacctccacctcctgggttcaagcaattatcctgcctcaatctcccgaacagctgggattacaggtgtgtaccaccacacctggttaattttttgtgtttttagtagtgataggatttcaccatgttggccaggctggtctcgaactcctgactttgtgatctgcccatctaggcctcccaaagtgctaagactacaggcattaGCACAGTGTCCAGCCAGCTTAAAGTATCTTAattccctcctttttcttcaaCTAGGGTGGGTTAAAATCTCCCCCTAGGGTTATAATGTTGGTAAAACAAATGACATCTGATATTCTACAGATGTCATCAAGAGCAATTTATAAATCAAATGTattgagccaggcgcagtggctcacatttgttatcccagcgttttgggaggctgagccgggtggatcgcctcaggtcaggagtttgagaccagcctggccaacaatgtgaAACCtcggtctactaaaaatacaaaaaattagcagagcgtggtgtcgggcacctgtgatcccagctactcgggatgctgaggcagaagaatcgcttgaacctgggaggcagaggttgcagtgagccgagatcgcgccactgcactccagcctgggcaacaagaacaaaactctgcctcaaaaaaaaaaaaaaaaaaaatcaaacatattaACAGCCTGATAAGAGGGACACCACTCACCACGGAAAGCCACATGGGGGATGCACTGTAGATAAGAGAGAGCAACCATGGCCATGGCATGCAAGCTTTGTAAGATGAAGAGAATGTAATGGCCTGATTCCCTCAGGAGGATGCCATTGACTTGAACTCTGCCTGGTCCCATCGATGGAAAGGCTTCAGAGGCTAGGACAcattacctatttttttcttttctcttttttttttttttttgtgacgggagtctcgctctgtcacccaggctggagtatggtggtgcaatcttggctcactgcaacctccgcctcctgggttcaagcaattctcctgtctcagcacctcagtagctgggattacaggcatgtaccaccatgcccagctaatttctgtatttttttttgaaacagagtctcgctctgttgcccaggctggagtgcagtggccggatctcagctcactgcaagctccgcctcccgggttctcctgcctcagcctcccgagtagctgggactacaggcgcccgccacctcgcccggctagttttttgtattttttagtagagacggggtttcaccatgttagccaggatggtctcgatctcctgacctcgtgatctgcccgtctcggcctcccaaagtgctgggattacaggcttgagccaccgcgcccggcctaatttctgtatttttaatagagatggtgtttcgccatattgggcaggctgttttcaaactcctgatggaaaatgatccacccgcctcagcctcctaaagtgctgagattacaggcgtgagccactgcacccattcAGATACATTACTTAAGAGCATGAAGTAGCCAGTCATGGAgtctcccacctataatcccagcactctgggaggccaaagtggaaggactgcttgatcccaggagttcaagaccagcctggacaacatggccaagaccctgtttctacatacacacacacacacgagaaaaaaatttaaaatatacaaaaagatagTTAAATGGGAAAGAAACTTGCACTCAGGCCATTTGGGGTTGTACCAATATCACCAGGCATCCACGTGGCAAATCACATTGGGCCTTCATTTTTGGCCTTACACCACATCGTGGCTGACACCACCCAGAGTGTGTATGGCCCATTCAAACCGATCCACTATTACCACAGAATTGCAATTCTACTGGATCCTAAAAGGAGTGGTGGTCTCAAGTAATTCTATGAAGGCCTCCTTGCACGGCTCCACAGCAACACAGAACCACGTGTGGCTTCAGCTATTCCTGACCCTATTCCACTTCTGTGCTTCACTTGCCAACCGCTCGGCAATGATGACCTTTCCCTCAATTCCTCCTGTACTTCTGCCTGCGTCTCATGTCTATTATTTCCATGAAGTCCGCGCCATGACAAGCTATGCCATCTGATACACCCGACATTGTCACTTACCTCCCTCTCCTGTGTTTATGAATGCCAATCATGTCACCCAGGAACCCAGGCAAAACATCCAGTCCTCAGCCTCCAACCATTCCTTTCTGGCCCCCTGAAACATTTACTACCTTATTCTGAAGTGTGCCCTCCAAAACGGGACCCGTGGCTAACTCACCTTAGTCCACACATTAGCTATCATATATTGGATGTCTCCGATATCAATTCCTTCCCAGATATCGCAACCTATGTGGACATTACTTACTTGCTGCCACTACTTACTGGTCTTTGAAGCATCTCAGGCTCTTAGCATGGTGAAAACAACCCTCCTTATATCCCCAATGAATATTATGCCTAATCCCAACTTGCTCATCTCAGCTGATACAGCTTCTATCACTGCTGCTTCTAAAACCAAAAACCCTAGGGttaccgggcacggtggctctagcctgtaatcccagcactttggaaggctgaggcaggtggatcacctgaggtcaggagttcgagaccagcctggccaatatggtgaaaccccgtctctactaaaattacaaaaattagccaggcgtgatggcgtgtgcctgtagtccccgctactcaggaggctgagggagaagggctcgaacccaggaagcagaggttcagtgagctgagatcgtgcctctgcagtccagcctgggtgacagagcaagactcccatctaaaaacaaaaacaaaaaaaccccagggTCATGCCTGAAACCCTCTTGCATGTCCTTACCGACCACATGAGAAAATCACACTGCTCCTTTACCAAATGTAAATCACAATTCCA
The sequence above is drawn from the Macaca thibetana thibetana isolate TM-01 chromosome 19, ASM2454274v1, whole genome shotgun sequence genome and encodes:
- the ZNF814 gene encoding zinc finger protein 814 isoform X1 is translated as MAAAATLRLSAQGTVTFEDVAVNFTQEEWNLLSEAQRCLYRDVTLENLALISSLGCWCGVEDEAPSKQSIYIQRETQVRIPMAGVSPKKAHPCEMCGPILGDIPHMGDHQGTHPKQKLHSCEAWGNKLYDSGNFNQHQNEYIGEKPYRGSVEEVLFVKRCKFHVSEESSVFSQSGKDFLPISGLLQQEATHTGEKSNSKTECVSPFQWGGAHYSHGESMKHFSTKHTLSQHERLLPREECYVCCECGKSFSKHASCSNHQRVHTGKRLYECGECVKSFSKYASFSNHQRVHTGKKHECGECGKSFSQKRSLIQHQRFHTGEKPYECEECGKSFSSEGHLRSHQRVHAGERPYECGECVKSFSHKRSLVHHQRVHTGERPYQCGECGKSFSQKGNLALHQRVHSGERPYECGECGKSFSHKRSLVHHQRVHSGERPYQCGECGKSFSQKGNLVLHQRVHTGARPYECGECGKSFSSKGHLRNHHHIHTGDRLYECGECGKSFSHKGTLILHQRVHPRERPYGCGECGKSFSSNGHLRSHQRVHTGERPYECGECGKSFSHKRSLVHHQRIHTGERPYKCGECGKSFIEKGHLRNHQRVHTTERPFKCGECEKCFSHKGNLVLHQHGHMGGRPYVCRECGKLFKKKSRLLAHQRIHNGEKPYACEACQKFFRHKYQLIAHQRVHTGERPYECNDCGKSFTHSSTFHVHK
- the ZNF814 gene encoding zinc finger protein 814 isoform X2, translating into MAGVSPKKAHPCEMCGPILGDIPHMGDHQGTHPKQKLHSCEAWGNKLYDSGNFNQHQNEYIGEKPYRGSVEEVLFVKRCKFHVSEESSVFSQSGKDFLPISGLLQQEATHTGEKSNSKTECVSPFQWGGAHYSHGESMKHFSTKHTLSQHERLLPREECYVCCECGKSFSKHASCSNHQRVHTGKRLYECGECVKSFSKYASFSNHQRVHTGKKHECGECGKSFSQKRSLIQHQRFHTGEKPYECEECGKSFSSEGHLRSHQRVHAGERPYECGECVKSFSHKRSLVHHQRVHTGERPYQCGECGKSFSQKGNLALHQRVHSGERPYECGECGKSFSHKRSLVHHQRVHSGERPYQCGECGKSFSQKGNLVLHQRVHTGARPYECGECGKSFSSKGHLRNHHHIHTGDRLYECGECGKSFSHKGTLILHQRVHPRERPYGCGECGKSFSSNGHLRSHQRVHTGERPYECGECGKSFSHKRSLVHHQRIHTGERPYKCGECGKSFIEKGHLRNHQRVHTTERPFKCGECEKCFSHKGNLVLHQHGHMGGRPYVCRECGKLFKKKSRLLAHQRIHNGEKPYACEACQKFFRHKYQLIAHQRVHTGERPYECNDCGKSFTHSSTFHVHK